CATTGTTATCGACTGTCCTCCCTCATTGAGCCTGCTCACGGTAAACGCCATGACCGCGGCCGATTCGCTGCTGATTCCCCTGCAATGCGAATTCTACGCCCTGGAGGGACTCAGCCAGCTGGTGAAGACGTTCCAGCGCATCAAGAGCGGATTGAATCCAGGCCTGACCATTGCCGGTATTTTACTGACCATGTTCGACCGTCGGACCAACCTCAGCCACCAGGTGGCCGAGGACGCGGAAAGCCATTTCAAGAACTTGGTTTTCAAAACGACCATTCCCCGCAACGTCCGCCTGGGGGAGGCGCCCAGTTTCGGGCAGCCCATTTTGCTTTATGATGCCATGTCTCCCGGGGCGGTCAGCTATTTTTCCCTGGCCAAGGAGATCATGGCCACCAATCGTGCCGGTCACGCCTGACCGGGCGGCACGTGCACCGATCGGCTGGACGCCTGCCCGCGATGACGGTCAGGTCGCAACGATTCCAGGATACCGCATGCCAGAAAAGCAAAAACCATCCAGCGCCGCCACCGGCGCCAAGAAGAAACGAAAGATGGCCCTGGGCAGGGGGCTTGACGCCCTGATTCCTGACCTGGGTGCCGTACAGGCCATTTCCGGCGAAGCTCCCACCAGCCGGAAAGATTTCTTTTTTTGCGCCATCGACCTGATTCGGCCCAATCGCTATCAGCCGAGGCGCCAGTTTTCGTCCGATGAACTGGAGGAACTGGCCGATTCGATCCGCAGCCAGGGAGTGCTCCAGCCCTTGCTGGTCCGTCCCGACGACGTGGGCTACGAACTGGTCGCCGGCGAGCGGCGGCTGCGGGCAGCCACTCTTGCCGGCTTAAGCCAGGTCCCTGTTCTGGTCAAGGAGATTTCCGATGCCAAGATGCTGGAAATCTCCATTGTGGAGAACATCCAGCGGGAAAATCTCAATCCCATGGAGGAGGCCGAGGCCTACCATCGGCTGATCAGCGAATTCGATCTGACTCAGGACCAGGCGGCCGAGCGTGTGGGTAAAAGCCGCAGTGCCGTGGCCAACTTCCTGCGGTTGAGGCAGCTTCCCGACCCGATCAAAAGCAGCATTATGGAAGGCGTTTTGAGCATGGGGCATGCCCGGGCTCTGCTGGGCGCCGATACACCGGCCAAGCAGCAGGCCGCCTTTCGGGAGGTGGTGGCCAAGAAACTGTCGGTGCGCGAGACCGAGGCCCTGATCAAGCGCATCAACAAACAGAAGAAGCCTGCCGCCACTCCGGAGATGACGCCGGAACAGAACTACTTCAACGATATTTCCGAGGACCTGTCCCGCCATTTCGGCACCCGGGTGCGCATTCAGCGCAAAGGCAAGAAGGGGCGCCTGGAAATCGATTTTTTCAGCGACGACGATCTGGATCGGCTGTTGACCCTTCTGCGGGGGTGAAATCTTGCATGGCCATACACATCATCATCGACGGCTACAACCTCATCCGCCAGTCCCCGGATCTGGCCCGGTTGGACCGGCAGGATCTGCAACTGGGGCGCGAGGCGCTCGTCGATATGCTGGCGGCCTATAAGAAACTCAAGCCCCATAAAATTACCGTGGTGTTCGACGGTGCGGACCAGCCCTCCCTTTACGGGTCCCGGGACCGTGTCAAGGGCATCGCCATTCGCTATTCCCAGGGAGGGGAGAGTGCCGACGACCTGATCCGGCGCATGGCCCGCAAAGAACAATCCAAAGCGCTGGTGGTGAGCAGCGACAGGGAAGTCATGGCCGCCGCCGAATCGGCCGGGGCCACGGTGATGGACTCTCCTTCCTTCGAAAGCAAGGTCGCCATGGCCAGCTACATGGCACTGAAGGGAGACGGTGAAACCGTCGAGTCCAGGGGATGGGAGCCCACCACGCGCAAGAAGGGGCCGCACCGGCGGCTGCCCAAACGCAAGCGCAGGGCAAAGGCCCGCATGGAGAAGCTTTAGCCGGTAGGACGATTTGTCTGGAGAGTGAATTTTGACGATTAGGTTATCCTTATGACGCAAAGATCTGAACGTAAATCGGTCTGCGTAATCGACGGCCAGGGCGGCGGCATCGGCAGCACCATTATCAGAAGAATCAAGGAGCACTTCGGCGAGTCGGTCGAGATCATCGCCCTGGGAACCAATGCCATCGCCACGGCCCAGATGCTCAAAGCCAGGGCCAACCGGGGGGCCTCCGGCGAAAATGCCATCGTCTGCACCGTGGCCCGAGTGGATGTGGTGGTCGGCACCCTTTGCATCATGCTGGCCCACGCCATGATGGGCGAAGTGACCCCCAAAATGGCTGAAGCCGTTTCCGGCTGCAAGGCGGCCAAACTGATTTTGCCCATTTCTCAGGAGAACGTGGATCTTATCGGTGTGTCCCAGGATCCGTTGCCCCATCTGGTCGAAACACTGATCGTGGATCACCTGAAACCGCTGCTGGATGCGGCCTCATAATCGGAAAGGATGATCTTTATGTGCGAAGCCAATGCTTACCTGCTCACCGATGCGGGAGAGACGCTGGTGATGGAAGCCGTCGATGACGTTCTTCCCGAAGGGGATGGCCTTAAGCTGGTCAACATTTTCGGAGAACAGAAGTTTCTGCGGGCGGCCATTCACTCCCTTTCCCTGGTGGATCACAAAGTGTTTCTCAAGGAACTGGGATCCTGAACGCAACATCGGGTTGTAGATGAAGATCGAAATCGCCAAAACCGCCGGTTTTTGCATGGGAGTACGGCGGGCTGTGGAAATGGCGTTGGATGCGCCGGGTCAACATGCGGCACCGATCTACACTTACGGCCCCCTGATTCACAACCCCCAGGTGCTGGACCTGTTCGCGGGCAAGGGCATCCATGTCCTGAAAGAGATTCCCCGGCAGGGGCGCGGCACCGTAATCGTCCGTGCCCACGGAGTGCCTCCCGAGGACAAACGACAGCTGGAAAAGGCCGGATTCCGGGTGGTGGATGCCACCTGCCCGCGGGTCATCCGGGTGCAGACCATCATCCGGGTGCATGCCCGCAAGGGATTCTCCGCCATTATCGTCGGGGACAGGGACCACCCTGAAGTCGTCGGGCTGATGGGATATGCCGGATCTTCCGGGCATGTGGTCAGCTCCATGGAAGAGCTTTGTGCCCTGCCGATTTTCGATCAGGCCATCATCGTGGCCCAGACGACCCAGAATACGCAGCTGTACGAACAGGTAAAAACCTGGGCCAGAGAAAACCACCCGCACTATAAAACCTTCGATACTATCTGCGATTCCACCGAAAAACGCCAGGCGGAAGTCAAACGGCTGGCCGGGCGCGTGGATGCCGTTGTCGTCGTGGGCGGCAAGCAGAGCGGCAATACCCAGCGGCTGTTCCAGATTGCCACCGAAAGCGGCAAGCCGGCCTATCACGTGGAGACCGAGGACGAACTACAGCCGCAGTTGCTGGACCGCGTCAACCGGGTTGGCATCACCGCCGGCGCATCGACGCCCAACTGGATCATCAAACGGGTGTTTCGGCGGCTGGAGCGGCTCGCGGCCAAGAAAGAAACCGGTCTTTTCAGCATTTTCTACCGCCTGATTCAAACCCTGCTGTTGACCAACGGATATGTGGCCCTGGGCGCCGGATGCCTCTGTCTGACCTGTATCGAACTGCTGGGTGTGCCGGTGAACGCGGCGCCGCTGGCCGTTGCCATGCTCTATGTACTTTCCATGCACCTGCTCAATCACCTGACCGGCACCGCCGAGGACCGGTACAACGATCCGGAACGGGCCCGCTTTTATGAAAATTACCGCCTGCTGCTTTCCCTGCTATCCATGACCGCCGGGGGGTTGGGAATCCTGGCGGCGGCGAAAATGGGCACTTCCGCCTTCGTGATCCTTTCGGTGATGAGTCTTTTGGGCCTTTCCTACAACCTGTATATCCTGCCGGACCTTCCGGGTTGGAAATATCGGCGCATCAAGGACATCCCCGGTTCGAAGACGGTTTTGATCGCCGCTGCCTGGGGGGTGGTGGCCGTGCTGCTTCCCGGTGTCGCTGCCAAAGGCTTTTTAACCGCCTCCATTGTGGTGGTGTTTATCTGGGCCACCGCACTGGTGTTCGCCCGGACCGCATTTTTCGACTTGCTGGACGTTCAGGGGGACCGTATCATGGGCAAAGAAACCCTGCCCATTTTACTGGGCAGCGGTCGGACCCTCGTTCTGCTGAAAGGAATTCTGACCGGATGCATGCTTCTGCCCGCGGCTGCGTCGGCCGTCGGTCTGTTTTCCAGCCTCGGCTTTGCCCTCGTGTTGTGCCCGTGGGCCATGCTGATCCTGGTGGGGGCTTATGAGAGTGGACGCATGCTTCCAGGGATGCGCCTGGAGTTTCTGGTGGAGAGCTTGTTTTTGCTGGCGGGGGGGATTACGCTGTTGTGGACCCTGATGGGGTAGTGTACATCCAGGAAGGGCATCTTATAGCCCAGGCCGGCGTTCTCGCGCGGTCGAAATCCTCAACGTAGCGCTGCTACGCCTGCGGTTTCAACCTTGCTGCGGCCTTGTCCTGAGCCATAAGCTACCCTTCCTGAATGCACACGATTTGGCTTGATTTTTAAACAACTGTTTGGAAAAGGGGTTACAGGACCCAAGGACTGGAAACGGTCTGCCATGGACAAGACCAACCCTGAACTCGAGCTGGCCGATGAATTCGTTAACGATACCGGCTGCCACGTTTTTCTCACCGGCAAGGCCGGAACCGGCAAGACGACGTTTCTCCATAACCTGAGAAAAAAAAGCCCCAAGCGTCTGGTGGTTGCGGCGCCCACCGGCGTAGCCGCCATCAACGCCGGCGGGGTGACCCTGCACTCCTTTTTCCAGCTTCCCTTCGGGCCTTTCGTGCCGGGCGGCGAAGCCAATCGCTCCCAGTATCGATATAGCAAGGCGAAGCTTGGGATTATCAAGAGCCTCGATCTGCTGGTGATCGACGAGATCAGCATGGTCCGGGCCGATCTGCTGGACGGCGTCGACAGCGTGCTGCGCCGCTACCGCCGCAGCGAACAGCCTTTCGGAGGCGTCCAGCTTTTGATGATCGGCGATCTTTTCCAGCTTCCGCCGGTGGTCAGGGAACAGGACTGGCAGCTGTTGCAACCGCACTACGCGTCCCCCTATTTTTTCAGCAGCCGCGCCCTGGCTCGGACCGACATGGTGACCATTGAGCTTAAGCATATCTATCGCCAGGCGGACAACCGTTTCATCGATCTGCTCAACCGGGTCAGAAACAATCGGGTCGATCCTGGCGCCCTGCAAAAACTCAACGACAGCTGCATCCCCGACTTCGTCCCCGCCGAAAAAGCGGGTTATATTACCCTGAGTACCCACAACCGCAAGGCGGACGCGATCAACGATTCGAAACTCAAGGCCCTGTCGCCGTCGAGCCATCGCTTCGATGCGCGGATCGAAGGAGACTTCCCCGAAGCGATCTATCCCACGGCCGCCACTCTGCGGCTGAAACCGGGTGCCCAGGTGATGTTCGTGCGCAACGATCTTTCGCCGGAAAGACGCTACTTCAACGGCAAAATCGGAACGATTACCGAAATCGACGGCAGCGAGATCCGCGTCCGATGCCCCGAGGACGCGGATGAGATCCTGGTCGAGCCGGCCACCTGGGAGAACATCGAGTATACCCTTAACCGCAAAACGATGGAGATCGAGGAAAGCGTCATCGGCACCTTTCAACAGATCCCCCTGCGGCTGGCCTGGGCCATTACCATCCACAAGAGCCAGGGCCTGACTTTCGACAATGCGATCATCGACGCCCAGGCCGCCTTCGCTTTCGGACAGGTGTATGTGGCCCTGAGCCGCTGCCGGACACTGGACGGCATGGTGCTTTCCCGACCGCTTGCGGCCTCGGCCGTCAAAACCGACCCGGTCATCGTCCGTTTCAGCCAGGAGGCGCTGAGAAATCCCCCTTCCCGGGAAAAACTGGAGAAGGCCAGGATTCAACACCAGCAGCGGCTGCTGCTGGAATGCTTCGACTTCGGAGCCTTGCGCGGGCTATTGCGACGAACGGCGGGGCTGATTATGGGCAATGCCAAGGTGGTACAGGCGTCCGGCGTGGCCGATATTCCAGCCATGCAGCGGGCCATCGAGGAAGAAATTTGTGCCGTCGGGGACAGTTTCCAGCGCCAGTTGCAGGGCCTCTTCCCGGCATCCACCTTGCCGGCGGCCGATGACGCCGTGCTGGAGCGGATTGCCAAGGCATCGGTCTATTTCGAAGAGAAGATCGATTCCGGCCCCGGCCGGCAGATCGCCGACCTGCAGGTGGATACGGACAACCAGGCCCTGAAAAAGAAGATCAACAACGCCCTTAAACTTCTCAAGGAAACGCTGGCGGTCAAGCTGGCCGCCGTCAGGTCCTGCCGCCGGGGATTCTCTCCTGCGGATTATTTTCGGGCCGTTTCCCAGGCCGCCGTCGATGCCGGCCAGAAAAAAGAGACCCCCAAGGCATCCACCTATACCGAGGCCGACATCGCCCATCCGGATCTGTTCCAGACCTTAAGGGCGTGGCGCAGCCGCACGGCCGAAGCCGAGGGTGTTCCCGCTTTCCGGGTCCTGCACCAGAAGACTTTGATCCAGATCGCCGTCCATCTGCCAGATTCCCTGGCGGCGTTGCAGCGGATCAAGGGGATGGGCAAACGACTGACGGAGCGCTATGGCGAACTGCTGGTCGCCATGGTCGCTGAATACCGCCGGGAGAAGGAAATCGAGACGGTGATTTTGCCCGAGCCTGCCGCCCCGGTAAAAACCAAACCCAAAAAACCAAAAGCGCCGCGGGCCGACACCAAAAAGGCCAGCCTGGAACTGTTCGAGAAAGGGTTGACCCTGGCACAGATTGCCGAAGAAAGGGGACTGGTTCTTGCCACCATCGAGGGCCACATGGCCCACTGGGTGGAAACGGGCCGGGTGCCCGTCGATGCCATGGTCTCTGCCGAAAAGCGGCAGGTCATCGAACGAGAATTGACCCGCCTGCACGACAAACCCTTCAGCGCCATTAAGCAGGCCTTGGGCGACGAATTTTCCTACGGAGAAATCAGGATGGTTCACGCCGATCTGAAACGGCAGGCAACGTCCGACGAACCCTTGTAGGGGCGACCGGCCGGTCGCCCTTAGGAAAACCGTTTGTACGGAAATGGCATGACCGGCGCCTTGCTGACTTACGATTGTACCGTGAATCAGCCAGACTGCACTTTCATATTGATGCTTGAATTCAAGGCCGCATCGGACTATAAATAGACCATTAAAAGACCACATTGGCCCGAAAAAGGATTCAATCATGAATTTTAAAAAAGATATCAAACCAATCAGTTTTTTTAAGTCACATGCGGCCGAAGTCATCAAAAATTTGAATGAAACCCATGGAACGATGATCATCACTCAGCACGGTGAAGCAAAAGCGATCATTCAAGACATTACCGAGTATGAACGAATTCAAGAGGCCTTGGCATTGTTGAAAATGGCTGCCGAAGGCCAAAAGGACTTCAAGGAAGGAAATACGATCTCTGCCGCTGAGATGATCGACGAACTCAGAGCCCTCACTGTAGAAGATGCCGAGAAATGAAATTCACGGTTGAATTTACTGCCGGGGATAGAAAAGACCTGTTAAAGATTCACAGGTATATTGTCAAAAGCGGTCACCCCTTTACGGCCAAGCAGTTGGTTGAAGAGATTTCCAAAGCATGTGAATCATTATCGGATAATCCGGAACGCGGCCATATCCCAATTGAACTTGAGGGGCTGACCCACTTTGTTTGCCGTCAAATTGTAATAAAAAACTACCGAATCATTTATCAAATTTTCGGGGAAAGTGTAGTCATTTTTGGAGTCATCGACGGTCGCCGGAATTTCCGTGAAGCGATGCAGCAAAGACAGATGCTTTAGCGGATTTATTCGCGATTCCGTCTTCCGACTTCAGCACTTCGGACTTCTGACATCCGTCTTCTGACCTCAGTCCTCAGTCCTCGGCCCTCTGATCTCCGCTTTCCATCTCATCCTCGATCACCGGAGAACGCATGATCAGGCCGATGGCCTCGCGGGCCGTGGCGGCTGCCTCGGGGAAGACGTCCGTCAGGTTGGCGGTGTGGCGCAGGTTGTCGGCGGTGCGCATCATCAGCATGGCCAGGTTCCCTTCGGGCATGCCGTAGTCCTTGGCCACGTGCTCCCAGGGATAGCCAGCGGCCCAGGCATGGGTCATGGCGGCGGGCCGCAGGTAGAGATCCCGCACATCGAAGCCGCGGGATTTCATGTGGCGGGC
This window of the uncultured Desulfosarcina sp. genome carries:
- a CDS encoding NYN domain-containing protein produces the protein MAIHIIIDGYNLIRQSPDLARLDRQDLQLGREALVDMLAAYKKLKPHKITVVFDGADQPSLYGSRDRVKGIAIRYSQGGESADDLIRRMARKEQSKALVVSSDREVMAAAESAGATVMDSPSFESKVAMASYMALKGDGETVESRGWEPTTRKKGPHRRLPKRKRRAKARMEKL
- a CDS encoding DUF3842 family protein translates to MTQRSERKSVCVIDGQGGGIGSTIIRRIKEHFGESVEIIALGTNAIATAQMLKARANRGASGENAIVCTVARVDVVVGTLCIMLAHAMMGEVTPKMAEAVSGCKAAKLILPISQENVDLIGVSQDPLPHLVETLIVDHLKPLLDAAS
- a CDS encoding type II toxin-antitoxin system RelE/ParE family toxin, with translation MKFTVEFTAGDRKDLLKIHRYIVKSGHPFTAKQLVEEISKACESLSDNPERGHIPIELEGLTHFVCRQIVIKNYRIIYQIFGESVVIFGVIDGRRNFREAMQQRQML
- a CDS encoding CooT family nickel-binding protein, which codes for MCEANAYLLTDAGETLVMEAVDDVLPEGDGLKLVNIFGEQKFLRAAIHSLSLVDHKVFLKELGS
- the ispH gene encoding 4-hydroxy-3-methylbut-2-enyl diphosphate reductase; protein product: MKIEIAKTAGFCMGVRRAVEMALDAPGQHAAPIYTYGPLIHNPQVLDLFAGKGIHVLKEIPRQGRGTVIVRAHGVPPEDKRQLEKAGFRVVDATCPRVIRVQTIIRVHARKGFSAIIVGDRDHPEVVGLMGYAGSSGHVVSSMEELCALPIFDQAIIVAQTTQNTQLYEQVKTWARENHPHYKTFDTICDSTEKRQAEVKRLAGRVDAVVVVGGKQSGNTQRLFQIATESGKPAYHVETEDELQPQLLDRVNRVGITAGASTPNWIIKRVFRRLERLAAKKETGLFSIFYRLIQTLLLTNGYVALGAGCLCLTCIELLGVPVNAAPLAVAMLYVLSMHLLNHLTGTAEDRYNDPERARFYENYRLLLSLLSMTAGGLGILAAAKMGTSAFVILSVMSLLGLSYNLYILPDLPGWKYRRIKDIPGSKTVLIAAAWGVVAVLLPGVAAKGFLTASIVVVFIWATALVFARTAFFDLLDVQGDRIMGKETLPILLGSGRTLVLLKGILTGCMLLPAAASAVGLFSSLGFALVLCPWAMLILVGAYESGRMLPGMRLEFLVESLFLLAGGITLLWTLMG
- a CDS encoding type II toxin-antitoxin system Phd/YefM family antitoxin codes for the protein MNFKKDIKPISFFKSHAAEVIKNLNETHGTMIITQHGEAKAIIQDITEYERIQEALALLKMAAEGQKDFKEGNTISAAEMIDELRALTVEDAEK
- a CDS encoding ParB/RepB/Spo0J family partition protein, with protein sequence MPEKQKPSSAATGAKKKRKMALGRGLDALIPDLGAVQAISGEAPTSRKDFFFCAIDLIRPNRYQPRRQFSSDELEELADSIRSQGVLQPLLVRPDDVGYELVAGERRLRAATLAGLSQVPVLVKEISDAKMLEISIVENIQRENLNPMEEAEAYHRLISEFDLTQDQAAERVGKSRSAVANFLRLRQLPDPIKSSIMEGVLSMGHARALLGADTPAKQQAAFREVVAKKLSVRETEALIKRINKQKKPAATPEMTPEQNYFNDISEDLSRHFGTRVRIQRKGKKGRLEIDFFSDDDLDRLLTLLRG
- a CDS encoding AAA family ATPase, which gives rise to MAQIICIANQKGGVGKTTTAVNLSAALAVSEKRTLLVDCDPQANATTGVGLDKSILSRTLYHGLIGEADAGAVIVDSQIESLKVMPSRVELIGFDIEMMDRPRREHALQRLLAAVKADFEYIVIDCPPSLSLLTVNAMTAADSLLIPLQCEFYALEGLSQLVKTFQRIKSGLNPGLTIAGILLTMFDRRTNLSHQVAEDAESHFKNLVFKTTIPRNVRLGEAPSFGQPILLYDAMSPGAVSYFSLAKEIMATNRAGHA
- a CDS encoding helix-turn-helix domain-containing protein; this translates as MDKTNPELELADEFVNDTGCHVFLTGKAGTGKTTFLHNLRKKSPKRLVVAAPTGVAAINAGGVTLHSFFQLPFGPFVPGGEANRSQYRYSKAKLGIIKSLDLLVIDEISMVRADLLDGVDSVLRRYRRSEQPFGGVQLLMIGDLFQLPPVVREQDWQLLQPHYASPYFFSSRALARTDMVTIELKHIYRQADNRFIDLLNRVRNNRVDPGALQKLNDSCIPDFVPAEKAGYITLSTHNRKADAINDSKLKALSPSSHRFDARIEGDFPEAIYPTAATLRLKPGAQVMFVRNDLSPERRYFNGKIGTITEIDGSEIRVRCPEDADEILVEPATWENIEYTLNRKTMEIEESVIGTFQQIPLRLAWAITIHKSQGLTFDNAIIDAQAAFAFGQVYVALSRCRTLDGMVLSRPLAASAVKTDPVIVRFSQEALRNPPSREKLEKARIQHQQRLLLECFDFGALRGLLRRTAGLIMGNAKVVQASGVADIPAMQRAIEEEICAVGDSFQRQLQGLFPASTLPAADDAVLERIAKASVYFEEKIDSGPGRQIADLQVDTDNQALKKKINNALKLLKETLAVKLAAVRSCRRGFSPADYFRAVSQAAVDAGQKKETPKASTYTEADIAHPDLFQTLRAWRSRTAEAEGVPAFRVLHQKTLIQIAVHLPDSLAALQRIKGMGKRLTERYGELLVAMVAEYRREKEIETVILPEPAAPVKTKPKKPKAPRADTKKASLELFEKGLTLAQIAEERGLVLATIEGHMAHWVETGRVPVDAMVSAEKRQVIERELTRLHDKPFSAIKQALGDEFSYGEIRMVHADLKRQATSDEPL